TTTGCAGATATACAAGCCGACAAGCAATAATTCCAAAATAAAACAACACAAATAATACCATGTTGGTGAGTTTTTTATTGTACTGGCGTTGAGGAGAATGCATTGTTAATTTTCTTTCAAGAATTCCATCGGATTAATTCTTTGATACAGCTCTTTTAGGTCCTTTGTTGCTATGTGAGTATATTTTTCAGTTGTTGAAAGTGAAGCGTGGCCTAAAAGTTCTTGCAGAGCGCGTAAGTTCATTCCTGCATTTAAAAGATGTGTGGCAAAAGAGTGTCTAATTTTATGAGGAGTAAGAACTTTTTTTTGTGGAAGTTTTTTGCTCAGTTGGCTAAAAATTTCTTGAAGTGCGCGATCTGTAAATTTTGATCCCGTTGTTCCTATGAAAAAATAATCCTGATCTTTTGAAATTAGATCTATTATTCGCTCTTCTTGGAGATATCGAAGCATCTTTTCTTTCGCTTTCTCGCCAAAAAGAACTACGCGTTGTTTGTTTCCTTTTCCTGTGATTAAAATTGATTTTTGATCAAAATCAATATCAGAAAGCTTCATGCTCGTGAGCTCTGAACAACGAACTCCTGTTGCATACAGGGTTTCAAGCATAGCTCGATCACGAAGAGGGCGTTTTGGTGAAAAATCTTTATCGGGAAGAGTGTCTAGTAAAAATGTGATTTCTTCAATGGTTAGATAGGTCGGTAATTTTTTATCAATTCGAGGAGCTGTTAATTTTAGGTTAATTAAAATATTGCAGCTATGAAGGTAGGAGTTAAAAGATTTAAAACAGGCAACTTTTCTGCCAATAGAACTTTTTTGCACTTTTAAAGAGTAAAGATGCATAAAAAACTTTTCGAGCATATCTTGCATCATAAAAGTTTTTAACGGATTGGCTTTATTTGTTTTATCCCAAAATGTTAAGAATTGATTTAAGTCATATTGGTATGATTTGTACGTATTTAAAGCAACATTTCTTTCAACATCTAAGTATGTTAAAAAATCATCTTTTTTTTCTACTATTTGCTCGTAAGTCATACTCTCTTGCCTTTTTTTGATACAGCTAAAAACATTTTAGTTTAATTTATAATCTTTGCATCGTCTGTTGACTGATGATCGATTAACGCCTAAAAGTTCTGCAATTTTTGTTTGGTTTCCAAGCTTTTTCCACAAAGAAGCCATAAGCTGCGTGTCTTTAAGAGCATGTTTACCAAGTTGTGAAGCAAGTTGTAACTCAGGGCATGTTGCATCAAAAATTTTTATTTTGCTAGAAGTCTCTAATGGCGTCACTAAATCTTGTGATTTTATAAACATAAGTGTTTGAATTTTTTGTTTAAACTCAAAGAGGCTCGGTATTCTTTTTGCTATTAAATAATCTTTTTCTTTAATAGTTAACGGAATTAAGCCTTTGTTTCCAGCTTCTTGTAAGTTTTGATACATGAATCCATCAATTATGAGTGATAGGTCTTGATGATCCATCGTTACAAGAGATGGCAAGCTTAAAATAGATGTTTTAGAGCTTTTTTTGAGTTCAGCATAAAGCTCAGGAATAATTATTCCTTCTTGCGATAAGCTTTGCAGATTGTGACTCGTAGAAAATATTATTCGCGCGTTGCTAAATTTACGTTGTTCACTTTTCAGTGGCGTGTAGATTCCATAGCGAATAAAGTAAGCAATCATCTGTTGAGAAGTTTTATCCATAAATTCTATGTTTTTAATAACTAAGATTCCATCGTTATGTTTTTCCAAAAGAGCTACATCTTTTTGCAGACTCAGAAGAGGATTTAAGCCAAAAAGCTGCATGCCGCATTCTTGCTGACCATGCTCAAGAGAAAGGGTGTGTATTGTTTCTTTTTCGCTAATTTGATAAATAATATCAACTATTGCCGTTATATCGTTTTGATGCATCTCTAAAAGTAAAGCGCTTTTTTGGAGAGAGGCTTGCAATAGCTGTATTTTTGCATTTAAAATTATTTCTTGATTGCTTGGAAGTAGTTTGTTGATAGCTTTGCCAGCTTTGGTTGTTTCTAGATACAGTAAGTAATCTCTTTTTGAATGATCTCCAAGAGAGTCGAATTGCATTTTGATAATGTCTGTTGCTTCAGGATTTCTAATTATTAACATAACGCCACCA
This Candidatus Dependentiae bacterium DNA region includes the following protein-coding sequences:
- a CDS encoding tyrosine-type recombinase/integrase, yielding MTYEQIVEKKDDFLTYLDVERNVALNTYKSYQYDLNQFLTFWDKTNKANPLKTFMMQDMLEKFFMHLYSLKVQKSSIGRKVACFKSFNSYLHSCNILINLKLTAPRIDKKLPTYLTIEEITFLLDTLPDKDFSPKRPLRDRAMLETLYATGVRCSELTSMKLSDIDFDQKSILITGKGNKQRVVLFGEKAKEKMLRYLQEERIIDLISKDQDYFFIGTTGSKFTDRALQEIFSQLSKKLPQKKVLTPHKIRHSFATHLLNAGMNLRALQELLGHASLSTTEKYTHIATKDLKELYQRINPMEFLKEN